The Apium graveolens cultivar Ventura chromosome 6, ASM990537v1, whole genome shotgun sequence genome contains a region encoding:
- the LOC141668375 gene encoding putative disease resistance protein At1g50180 isoform X1, which translates to MVEVLVSFAVKRLGELLISEARLLYEVRDQIMEIQRELERMHCFLEEADKKQILDKRVKKWVAEIRELAFRVQDVIEIFALEVPSLSTRKQKIGFKMMLRRCCCMLSEALSRHKIDTDINGIKSELANLTERLPTYGITEGLAEGETSISLVNLKSRRNFYSHDVEKDFVGMQKEIGQLISHLKKEDKGYEVISICGMGGLGKTTLAKKLYNHAQVRSCFKAFAWVCITQQFEREKVLMGVLRELVPAERKEEVSMMDDSKLVKELYNLQQEKKCLIVIDDIWTINSWRSIRSAFPVGNTSGSKILLTTRNVKVANIGSVYKIEGLTEEEGWQLLAKKAKINYIPENRQASEMERIGRNMVKRCKGLPLAISSLGGMLKGKLLSEWKKVLGDISFYLDKGEGIANDNEYNTVTQVLGLSYDSLPPRLRHCFLCFANHKEDEEIRTEDLYMFWVAEGLISAEDKAENEMMLDVAERYLDELANRSLVQVEASENDGASWSKYRTCHVHDLIRDLCLSKVKEENFISVIYLPHDYVEDVSKGSITRRLCIRSNHERDYESLFPNGLNVSILGSYDHHVISRVRSISIWYDRSKDTARVLSNATFSLEKFKLLRVLTMRRLVVSTQNVRQISELVYLNYLSLAECRLEELSSSIGNLQNLETLDLRMRDTIRIPNVLSKLKQLKHLYLPEYFEEYGIVEKLRFEGLNELELLYNYDTVHCDEHDLIQLPKLQVFRGIIEVKDILTKDIINFIKSKELRHSHLVFQGEGELSLLLLLECCFINNLVISTRICSFPAEYDHTRFSVQLTQLQFLSCKMEKDPMLLLKKLPNLRTLYLGEDAYLGEELVCSATGFLQLQQLDLQNLSGLRRWRVDEGVMPNLYSLRINGCQLLEMLPRGLSYLTALKHLHITCMPTAFTNRVKVIDGVEGEDFHKVRCIPNVLVID; encoded by the exons ATGGTTGAGGTACTAGTTTCTTTTGCTGTAAAAAGACTCGGAGAGTTGTTAATCTCCGAAGCCAGACTTTTGTATGAAGTGAGGGACCAAATTATGGAGATCCAACGTGAGCTCGAACGGATGCACTGTTTCCTAGAAGAAGCTGATAAGAAGCAAATTCTGGATAAAAGAGTGAAAAAATGGGTGGCAGAAATAAGAGAACTTGCTTTTAGAGTACAAGATGTTATTGAGATTTTTGCTCTTGAAGTGCCAAGTCTTTCAACTAGGAAGCAAAAAATAGGCTTCAAAATGATGTTGAGAAGATGTTGTTGCATGTTGAGTGAAGCATTAAGCCGTCACAAGATTGATACTGATATTAATGGCATAAAATCTGAGCTTGCTAATCTCACAGAAAGGCTCCCAACATATGGTATTACAGAAGGTCTAGCAGAAGGAGAAACCTCAATTTCACTAGTCAACTTGAAAAGCCGGAGGAATTTTTATTCTCACGATGTCGAAAAGGATTTTGTTGGCATGCAAAAGGAAATAGGGCAACTTATCAGTCATTTGAAGAAGGAAGACAAGGGTTATGAAGTTATCTCTATTTGCGGAATGGGTGGTCTAGGTAAAACTACCCTAGCTAAAAAACTTTATAATCATGCTCAAGTGAGATCTTGTTTTAAAGCTTTTGCTTGGGTATGTATTACTCAACAATTTGAGAGGGAAAAGGTTCTCATGGGAGTTCTCAGAGAACTTGTACCTGCTGAAAGGAAGGAAGAAGTTTCAATGATGGACGATTCCAAACTGGTCAAAGAACTCTACAATCTTCAACAAGAAAAAAAATGCTTAATAGTCATTGATGATATATGGACAATTAATTCTTGGAGAAGCATCAGATCTGCATTTCCAGTTGGAAATACAAGTGGCAGCAAAATATTGCTCACAACCCGTAATGTAAAGGTGGCCAATATCGGTTCAGTTTATAAAATTGAGGGTTTGACGGAAGAGGAGGGATGGCAACTTCTAGCTAAGAAAGCGAAAATAAATTACATTCCAG AAAACAGGCAGGCCTCTGAGATGGAAAGGATAGGAAGGAACATGGTTAAAAGATGCAAAGGTTTACCGCTAGCTATTTCATCACTAGGAGGAATGCTTAAAGGCAAATTGTTGAGTGAGTGGAAGAAAGTACTCGGAGATATTTCTTTTTACTTGGACAAAGGTGAAGGTATAGCTAATGACAATGAATATAATACGGTGACACAAGTTTTAGGGTTGAGCTACGATAGTTTACCTCCTCGTTTGAGGCActgttttctttgttttgccaATCACAAGGAGGATGAAGAAATTAGGACCGAAGATCTGTACATGTTTTGGGTGGCAGAAGGTCTCATTTCAGCGGAAGATAAAGCAGAAAACGAGATGATGTTGGATGTAGCTGAACGCTATCTAGATGAATTAGCGAATAGAAGTCTTGTTCAAGTTGAAGCAAGTGAAAATGATGGAGCATCCTGGTCAAAGTACAGAACATGTCATGTTCATGATCTTATTCGAGACTTATGTTTGTCTAAAGTTAAGGAGGAAAATTTTATCAGTGTTATTTACTTGCCACATGATTATGTTGAAGATGTATCGAAAGGAAGTATAACACGCAGATTGTGTATTCGTTCCAATCATGAAAGGGATTATGAATCACTTTTTCCTAATGGTTTGAACGTGTCAATATTAGGATCCTATGATCACCATGTGATTTCACGTGTTCGATCCATTTCTATTTGGTATGATCGTAGCAAAGATACCGCTAGAGTGTTGTCGAATGCTACTTTTAGTCTCGAGAAATTCAAGCTGCTCCGAGTGTTGACAATGAGGAGATTAGTAGTTTCTACACAAAATGTAAGACAAATATCTGAGCTAGTCTACCTGAATTATCTGTCTTTAGCTGAGTGTAGGCTGGAAGAGCTGTCTTCTTCAATAGGTAACCTGCAAAATTTGGAAACACTTGATCTGAGGATGCGTGATACCATTAGAATCCCAAATGTTCTAAGTAAGTTAAAACAGTTAAAGCACTTGTACCTTCCTGAATACTTCGAAGAATATGGCATAGTTGAGAAGTTGAGATTTGAAGGGCTGAATGAATTAGAGCTGCTATACAATTACGACACAGTGCATTGTGATGAACATGATCTCATTCAATTACCCAAGCTCCAGGTTTTTCGTGGAATAATAGAAGTTAAGGACATCCTCACAAAGGATATCATTAATTTCATCAAGTCCAAGGAATTGCGCCACTCACATCTTGTTTTTCAAGGTGAAGGAGAACTCTCTTTACTATTGTTGTTGGAGTGCTGTTTCATAAATAATTTAGTGATAAGTACTCGTATCTGCTCATTTCCAGCGGAGTATGACCACACTCGATTTTCTGTGCAACTCACACAGCTACAGTTTTTGAGTTGTAAAATGGAGAAAGACCCAATGCTGTTACTGAAGAAACTTCCCAACCTGCGTACTCTCTATCTAGGTGAAGATGCATATTTGGGTGAAGAGTTGGTATGTTCTGCTACGGGGTTCCTACAACTTCAACAATTAGATCTCCAGAATTTGTCGGGCTTAAGAAGGTGGAGGGTGGATGAAGGTGTTATGCCAAATCTCTATTCGTTAAGGATTAATGGATGCCAACTGTTGGAGATGCTTCCCCGAGGATTGAGTTACCTCACTGCTCTAAAACACCTCCATATTACTTGTATGCCTACTGCATTCACAAATAGGGTTAAAGTAATAGACGGAGTAGAAGGTGAAGATTTTCACAAAGTTCGTTGCATTCCTAATGTATTAGTAATAGATTAG
- the LOC141668375 gene encoding putative disease resistance protein At1g50180 isoform X2 yields the protein MVEVLVSFAVKRLGELLISEARLLYEVRDQIMEIQRELERMHCFLEEADKKQILDKRVKKWVAEIRELAFRVQDVIEIFALEVPSLSTRKQKIGFKMMLRRCCCMLSEALSRHKIDTDINGIKSELANLTERLPTYGITEGLAEGETSISLVNLKSRRNFYSHDVEKDFVGMQKEIGQLISHLKKEDKGYEVISICGMGGLGKTTLAKKLYNHAQVRSCFKAFAWVCITQQFEREKVLMGVLRELVPAERKEEVSMMDDSKLVKELYNLQQEKKCLIVIDDIWTINSWRSIRSAFPVGNTSGSKILLTTRNVKVANIGSVYKIEGLTEEEGWQLLAKKAKINYIPENRQASEMERIGRNMVKRCKGLPLAISSLGGMLKGKLLSEWKKVLGDISFYLDKGEGIANDNEYNTVTQVLGLSYDSLPPRLRHCFLCFANHKEDEEIRTEDLYMFWVAEGLISAEDKAENEMMLDVAERYLDELANRSLVQVEASENDGASWSKYRTCHVHDLIRDLCLSKVKEENFISVIYLPHDYVEDVSKGSITRRLCIRSNHERDYESLFPNGLNVSILGSYDHHVISRVRSISIWYDRSKDTARVLSNATFSLEKFKLLRVLTMRRLVVSTQNVRQISELVYLNYLSLAECRLEELSSSIGNLQNLETLDLRMRDTIRIPNVLSKLKQLKHLYLPEYFEEYGIVEKLRFEGLNELELLYNYDTVHCDEHDLIQLPKLQVFRGIIEVKDILTKDIINFIKSKELRHSHLVFQAEYDHTRFSVQLTQLQFLSCKMEKDPMLLLKKLPNLRTLYLGEDAYLGEELVCSATGFLQLQQLDLQNLSGLRRWRVDEGVMPNLYSLRINGCQLLEMLPRGLSYLTALKHLHITCMPTAFTNRVKVIDGVEGEDFHKVRCIPNVLVID from the exons ATGGTTGAGGTACTAGTTTCTTTTGCTGTAAAAAGACTCGGAGAGTTGTTAATCTCCGAAGCCAGACTTTTGTATGAAGTGAGGGACCAAATTATGGAGATCCAACGTGAGCTCGAACGGATGCACTGTTTCCTAGAAGAAGCTGATAAGAAGCAAATTCTGGATAAAAGAGTGAAAAAATGGGTGGCAGAAATAAGAGAACTTGCTTTTAGAGTACAAGATGTTATTGAGATTTTTGCTCTTGAAGTGCCAAGTCTTTCAACTAGGAAGCAAAAAATAGGCTTCAAAATGATGTTGAGAAGATGTTGTTGCATGTTGAGTGAAGCATTAAGCCGTCACAAGATTGATACTGATATTAATGGCATAAAATCTGAGCTTGCTAATCTCACAGAAAGGCTCCCAACATATGGTATTACAGAAGGTCTAGCAGAAGGAGAAACCTCAATTTCACTAGTCAACTTGAAAAGCCGGAGGAATTTTTATTCTCACGATGTCGAAAAGGATTTTGTTGGCATGCAAAAGGAAATAGGGCAACTTATCAGTCATTTGAAGAAGGAAGACAAGGGTTATGAAGTTATCTCTATTTGCGGAATGGGTGGTCTAGGTAAAACTACCCTAGCTAAAAAACTTTATAATCATGCTCAAGTGAGATCTTGTTTTAAAGCTTTTGCTTGGGTATGTATTACTCAACAATTTGAGAGGGAAAAGGTTCTCATGGGAGTTCTCAGAGAACTTGTACCTGCTGAAAGGAAGGAAGAAGTTTCAATGATGGACGATTCCAAACTGGTCAAAGAACTCTACAATCTTCAACAAGAAAAAAAATGCTTAATAGTCATTGATGATATATGGACAATTAATTCTTGGAGAAGCATCAGATCTGCATTTCCAGTTGGAAATACAAGTGGCAGCAAAATATTGCTCACAACCCGTAATGTAAAGGTGGCCAATATCGGTTCAGTTTATAAAATTGAGGGTTTGACGGAAGAGGAGGGATGGCAACTTCTAGCTAAGAAAGCGAAAATAAATTACATTCCAG AAAACAGGCAGGCCTCTGAGATGGAAAGGATAGGAAGGAACATGGTTAAAAGATGCAAAGGTTTACCGCTAGCTATTTCATCACTAGGAGGAATGCTTAAAGGCAAATTGTTGAGTGAGTGGAAGAAAGTACTCGGAGATATTTCTTTTTACTTGGACAAAGGTGAAGGTATAGCTAATGACAATGAATATAATACGGTGACACAAGTTTTAGGGTTGAGCTACGATAGTTTACCTCCTCGTTTGAGGCActgttttctttgttttgccaATCACAAGGAGGATGAAGAAATTAGGACCGAAGATCTGTACATGTTTTGGGTGGCAGAAGGTCTCATTTCAGCGGAAGATAAAGCAGAAAACGAGATGATGTTGGATGTAGCTGAACGCTATCTAGATGAATTAGCGAATAGAAGTCTTGTTCAAGTTGAAGCAAGTGAAAATGATGGAGCATCCTGGTCAAAGTACAGAACATGTCATGTTCATGATCTTATTCGAGACTTATGTTTGTCTAAAGTTAAGGAGGAAAATTTTATCAGTGTTATTTACTTGCCACATGATTATGTTGAAGATGTATCGAAAGGAAGTATAACACGCAGATTGTGTATTCGTTCCAATCATGAAAGGGATTATGAATCACTTTTTCCTAATGGTTTGAACGTGTCAATATTAGGATCCTATGATCACCATGTGATTTCACGTGTTCGATCCATTTCTATTTGGTATGATCGTAGCAAAGATACCGCTAGAGTGTTGTCGAATGCTACTTTTAGTCTCGAGAAATTCAAGCTGCTCCGAGTGTTGACAATGAGGAGATTAGTAGTTTCTACACAAAATGTAAGACAAATATCTGAGCTAGTCTACCTGAATTATCTGTCTTTAGCTGAGTGTAGGCTGGAAGAGCTGTCTTCTTCAATAGGTAACCTGCAAAATTTGGAAACACTTGATCTGAGGATGCGTGATACCATTAGAATCCCAAATGTTCTAAGTAAGTTAAAACAGTTAAAGCACTTGTACCTTCCTGAATACTTCGAAGAATATGGCATAGTTGAGAAGTTGAGATTTGAAGGGCTGAATGAATTAGAGCTGCTATACAATTACGACACAGTGCATTGTGATGAACATGATCTCATTCAATTACCCAAGCTCCAGGTTTTTCGTGGAATAATAGAAGTTAAGGACATCCTCACAAAGGATATCATTAATTTCATCAAGTCCAAGGAATTGCGCCACTCACATCTTGTTTTTCAAG CGGAGTATGACCACACTCGATTTTCTGTGCAACTCACACAGCTACAGTTTTTGAGTTGTAAAATGGAGAAAGACCCAATGCTGTTACTGAAGAAACTTCCCAACCTGCGTACTCTCTATCTAGGTGAAGATGCATATTTGGGTGAAGAGTTGGTATGTTCTGCTACGGGGTTCCTACAACTTCAACAATTAGATCTCCAGAATTTGTCGGGCTTAAGAAGGTGGAGGGTGGATGAAGGTGTTATGCCAAATCTCTATTCGTTAAGGATTAATGGATGCCAACTGTTGGAGATGCTTCCCCGAGGATTGAGTTACCTCACTGCTCTAAAACACCTCCATATTACTTGTATGCCTACTGCATTCACAAATAGGGTTAAAGTAATAGACGGAGTAGAAGGTGAAGATTTTCACAAAGTTCGTTGCATTCCTAATGTATTAGTAATAGATTAG